A single genomic interval of Amycolatopsis albispora harbors:
- a CDS encoding dihydrofolate reductase, translating to MIGLVWAQAANGVIGRDGTLPWHLPEDLKHFRTLTAGATVLMGRRTWESLPPRFRPLPGRRNLVLSRTPQEGVETFADLPAALAAVSGDAWVIGGAAVYRAALPYADRIVVTEIRESFDGDTHAPEVGRAPDSAGEWQESASGLHYRFLTWTGTGAQPD from the coding sequence GTGATCGGGCTGGTCTGGGCGCAGGCGGCGAACGGTGTCATCGGCCGCGACGGCACGCTGCCGTGGCACCTGCCGGAGGACCTCAAGCACTTCCGCACGCTGACCGCGGGCGCGACCGTGCTGATGGGCCGCCGCACGTGGGAGTCGCTGCCGCCGCGGTTCCGGCCGCTGCCGGGCAGGCGCAACCTCGTGCTGTCACGCACGCCGCAGGAAGGCGTGGAGACCTTCGCGGACCTGCCCGCGGCGCTCGCCGCGGTGTCCGGGGACGCCTGGGTGATCGGCGGCGCGGCGGTCTACCGGGCGGCGCTGCCGTATGCGGACCGGATCGTGGTCACCGAGATCCGGGAGTCATTTGACGGCGACACGCACGCGCCCGAGGTCGGGCGCGCGCCGGATTCGGCCGGGGAGTGGCAGGAGTCGGCGAGTGGCCTGCACTACCGCTTCCTCACCTGGACCGGAACCGGCGCACAGCCGGACTAG